Proteins encoded within one genomic window of Halocatena marina:
- the cysE gene encoding serine O-acetyltransferase translates to MFDRIREDIETAFARDPAAKSVPEVLLCYPGLHAIWLYRIAHALWEEDFLLAGRFLSHVARFLTGVEIHPGAEIGDRFFIDHGAGVVIGETAEIGDDVMLYHGVTLGGDSIEPEKRHPTLKDDVTIGANATLLGPITIGRKSSVGSGSVVLESVPPNCTVVGVPAELVGDCGTDYLAEVREDFGE, encoded by the coding sequence ATGTTCGACCGGATTCGAGAGGACATAGAGACCGCATTTGCGAGAGACCCGGCAGCCAAGAGCGTTCCCGAGGTTCTCCTCTGCTATCCTGGGCTGCACGCGATCTGGCTCTACCGTATTGCGCACGCTCTTTGGGAAGAGGACTTCTTGCTCGCCGGACGATTCCTCTCACACGTGGCGCGATTTCTCACCGGCGTCGAGATCCACCCTGGTGCCGAGATCGGCGACCGATTTTTCATCGATCACGGTGCTGGCGTCGTGATCGGTGAAACAGCAGAGATCGGCGACGACGTAATGTTATATCATGGTGTCACGCTGGGTGGTGATTCTATCGAACCAGAGAAACGCCATCCGACGCTCAAAGACGACGTGACTATCGGCGCGAATGCGACGCTTCTCGGACCGATCACGATCGGGCGGAAATCAAGTGTCGGATCTGGATCGGTCGTCCTCGAATCCGTTCCCCCGAACTGCACCGTCGTCGGTGTCCCCGCAGAACTCGTCGGCGATTGTGGAACAGACTACCTCGCAGAAGTGAGAGAGGATTTCGGGGAGTAA
- a CDS encoding S66 peptidase family protein: protein MSFCTPPAMTPGDSVAVIAPSSGGARNAPHVLELALDRLRTVFDLNPIVYPTARQSDAFLADNPRARAVDIHSAFEDPEITGIFATIGGWDQLQVLDYLDSTVFCEHPTRFYGMSDNSNLSLVLWNCGIVSYNGAQLMNELAVPGELPAYTERYCRRAFFEDVIGAFEPAPEWTDEPADWDDPAALDFTPAYESNPGWRWEGSDRSVTGRLWGGNRTIVEWHCATDRYLPSPDELDGAVLAIETAENLPSPVDVAATLMCLGERGLLERFAAVLVGRIPGRSFLEEPPLETREAYRERVRKAITEQVERYNPDAPVVLGLDWGHTTPIAPLPIGRLVTINPERETVITHQER, encoded by the coding sequence ATGTCGTTCTGCACACCTCCTGCCATGACGCCTGGTGATAGTGTCGCAGTTATCGCACCATCGAGTGGCGGAGCACGGAATGCACCTCACGTTCTTGAACTCGCTCTCGATCGGCTCCGAACGGTGTTCGACCTCAACCCCATCGTGTATCCGACGGCTCGCCAGAGCGATGCGTTTCTCGCCGACAATCCACGAGCGCGTGCTGTGGACATTCACTCGGCATTCGAAGATCCCGAGATAACGGGGATCTTCGCAACGATCGGTGGATGGGATCAGCTACAAGTACTCGACTATCTCGACTCAACAGTCTTCTGTGAACACCCAACACGATTCTACGGAATGAGTGACAACTCAAATCTCTCGCTCGTCCTCTGGAACTGTGGGATTGTCTCGTACAACGGTGCGCAGTTGATGAACGAGCTCGCTGTTCCCGGCGAACTGCCAGCGTACACGGAGCGTTACTGTCGACGGGCGTTCTTCGAGGATGTCATTGGCGCGTTCGAACCGGCACCAGAATGGACGGACGAGCCGGCAGATTGGGACGATCCAGCGGCACTCGATTTTACTCCAGCGTACGAATCGAACCCCGGATGGCGGTGGGAAGGTAGCGATCGGTCCGTCACAGGCCGTCTCTGGGGTGGCAACCGAACCATCGTGGAGTGGCACTGCGCAACCGATCGGTATCTCCCTTCACCGGACGAGCTCGACGGTGCGGTGCTCGCCATCGAAACTGCAGAAAATCTCCCGAGCCCAGTGGACGTCGCAGCAACGCTCATGTGCCTCGGTGAACGGGGACTGCTCGAGCGCTTTGCAGCCGTGCTGGTTGGCCGTATCCCTGGACGGAGTTTCCTCGAAGAACCACCGCTCGAAACGCGAGAAGCCTACCGAGAGCGTGTTCGTAAAGCGATCACCGAACAAGTCGAACGATACAATCCCGATGCCCCTGTTGTTCTCGGTCTCGACTGGGGACACACAACACCCATCGCACCGCTTCCGATAGGACGTCTCGTGACAATCAACCCAGAGAGAGAAACGGTCATAACACATCAAGAGCGCTGA